TATGTTTCGCTAACCCAGGTTATTAGTACTGCAAGGACATGCAATTGCATTTTAATTGTTCTTGATGCAATAAAGCCAATAACACATAAGCGTCTTATAGAAAAAGAGCTGGAGGGATTTGGTATAAGGTAATATGTAATGTTGTTTATTTATTATGCTTATGTTTTACCACCAATTGCTTGGCCAAGTGCAGAGGGCACCGCTTGCATTTCTTTCACAATGTGCAGCAGCCTATATTGAATGAATAGTTCACTTTTTTGCActctttttaaaattatttatctatgtAGCATGAAAATGATGTATGCTTATTTTATTGGTTTGGCTTTTGATTCTAAAGTAAGCATTTCTGGCTATTGTTTGATGACAGTAGTTGCACACCTGCACTCAGGCATGGAGACACTGATTTGATTTAGTTTTTGGTAGGTGTGGATCATGCGATGAAGTATGATTTTGATAAATAATTGAATCTTATGGGGGATTGTTTCTTATCGTGTCTTTGTGGAATCGAACCTTAATGAATAAAGCTTTATCATTTTAACAACCTTGTCCGTTTAATATACATATTAACTAAAATTGTACGTTACAGACATTGGTGAACTTGTTAGTTGTCTCGTAGAATTCTGTTTAGCACCTACATTGACCTTTGTTTCAATTAAGGAGGGATGGAAAAGCAACATGGATTCTAGACAGCTAGACCTGTATTAGCAATGAGGGAAGTGTGACTGCATGTAACCACATGCATATTTGGCTGGAGGGTCTGGTTCTGCTGGGAGAGGAATTTAGTTAAAATGAGATAATTTACTTATATATGTTATGAATTTTTGTTGTCTTTGGATGTTACACCATTCAGATGATAAGAAATTCGTTATCATGTGTTTACTTTGATGTATTTcaattgaattttgattggagTTTTTCtggcttttattttattttcttcataaCAATTGTTTTTATGGGATTTTTTTTCTGACTTTAGGTTAAACAAGGAGCCACCAAATCTGACCTTTagaaagaaagagaagggtGGTATCAATTTCACATCAACTGCCGCCAATACTAATCTGGATCTTGATACTGTGAAGGCTATATGTAGTGAGTACAAAATTCACAACGCAGATATTACTCTTAGGTATGATGCCACCGCTGATGACCTTATAGATGTCATTGAGGGCAGTAGAGTATATATTCCTTGCATCTATGTTGTGAACAAGATTGATCAGATCACACTTGAGGAACTGGAGATCTTGGATAAGCTACCTCATTACTGTCCAATCAGTGCACATCTGGAGTGGAACCTTGATGGGCTTCTGGAGAAAATTTGGGAATATCTCAGTTTAACTCGTATTTATACTAAACCTAAAGGGATGAATCCTGACTATGAAGACCCTGTAATATTGTCGTCTAAGAAGAGGACAGTTGAAGACTTCTGTACTCGCATTCACAAGGACATGCTTAAACAGTTTAAGTAGTGAGTACCTTCTTCCGATGCTTATTATATCTTAAGCTTTATTCCTGCATAAATGATGAGCATTTTTTGCATGAATGAGGaacaatatatatatgaagatgagcttttgtttttcaattgtaAGGTATGAATTGCTGCTGTTAATTTTATGAGGAAACCATCCATTAATAGGCAGCTCTCATATAGGCCAGTTGCTGTGGCCTGTGCTAGTCTGAACTTGCTTTATAAACTTAGAAATTAGAATGGATTTTTCGTTTTATGAATGAACTTAGTTTGGGTCAAAttctttgaaaacaaaaaaagtaTTAGAATGTActtttgtacaaaaaaaatcCCCTTATGTTCATTCAATGCTAACATTTTCTAAATGATTCAGTGCTCTGGTCTGGGGCTCAAGTGCAAAACACAAGCCTCAAAGAGTTGGCAAGGTTGGTACTATATTATtttctagtcattttctttctttgttgtgtttctacttttctttttgttttcctATCCATTAGTGAGGATGTCAAGTAATATGTGGAATGCATTATTGTACACCAGGAACATGAactggaagatgaagatgttgtTCAGATTATCAAGAAAGTATAATTTGTTCTAAGTCAGAAGGAATCCAAGATGTGAACTTGTGAAAACAGATCACAGTGCCTGCACAAGATATTAGAGGATTTTACGAGCCAGATCTAAGGTCTCTTAGTGAGAATTTCTTCATTGTTGTTAGATTTCACTCCACTTGTTTTCTTTTCAGTTGGGGGTATGTAAAATATATCTAAGTTCGATGCGTAGTTAAACCTCTTGTTTTCAAGGGATGACGATTTTTGTAGTGCTAGATTTGGAAATTATGTCTTATATACATGTCTGAACATAATTAATGGGTGGAATTGAGTTGGGGGTGTGCTTGTGAACATGAATGTGATGTTTTCTGGATACATTGTAATTCTGGTGGTGGATACATCGTTAATATGTCTATGTTTTGCAATATAGAACTTGCCTGTTAAAACTATCTTAATCTTCAAAGCAAAGTTTAGCTGGCACAGGAGTGGTGGTCAGTCCCACTGGCAACCTGGacaatttgattttgattgattAAACTGGTCAAATTGCAGCTAGAAATCTAGCTAGGAATTTCTAACTACCTAAAGTACCCAAAAAATGTGTTTCGAGGGCCCTTTTTTGTGGCTTTGTTCGCAACATAGCTTCTGCGTAGCTTAAGTTCTACAGCAATGGTAGAGTTGATTAGGCCGTAAGAAGTTGAAAaggtgataaaaaaaaaaagaacattatCAAATTTTCAGTTAAGGGTTAGTAGATCAGAGATCGTGAGAGTTTTGGGGATGACTTAAttgattgtttttcttttttaagttGTGTTTATTTTTTTGTGAGTTAttgtaatttatatattttgtgtTGACATCGCAAAATCCCTTCATTAGATTATGCTAGTATGTTTTTCCTTATGTTGATGTAGAAACAGTAAACACAGTTCATTTCTTTGTGATTGGAGCTTACTCGAGGAAGAACTTCAATAAATCACCTCAAACTGTAACCACTAGAATATTTTACAAGTGCAACTCAATTTAAAAGTCTAGGACTCAAAGGAACCGCTTAAACTGAAAAATTAACTGAGGAACAAAAGAGGAGGAAATTTCATTGTCAAGCACATTACTGTTCTGAATTGCCTCATCAAGTCATCATCATAGCACATTTACATTTTCCCATTGGCACCTCTAACTAGATACAAATATTTCAATGAATATAACAGAACCACCAATTGAAGTTTAAACCTTCAAGGAAATGTTTGTTTTCCTAAATCAAGAACAAGGGCAAACTAAGTTTCGGCAATCCAAGTGCAAAAGCATAACTATCTCTGCTGAGAAAGTCAAAGAAGAAAACAGTTGCAGATGCCCTTGAATATCAGGCTTTTACACAACAGTTGAAGTAGCTGAAAAAGCTCCTCCTTGTCtgtcacataaaaaaaaaaccaaatcaatcaaaagcaatatttcATAAACCACAAAAATCCTAGTTCAACATTAAGTGTGTTTGATCAGCATTGGCAAAAATGATTATGGACAGAATTGATTCTACTAAAATTGAGTGTGGTAAATGTGAGTTTAAATGATGTGATCTATGCTTGGATACACATACGAAAAAACTGCATGTTGATTGTaatgttatgaaattcagttataaaaTCTCAGAATTAATTATGTTTAACCCAGAAGCAACTACTTGTTGTGTCAagcagaattgattttgttttattgATGCACTCAAACATCATTTTAATtagttagaattgattttaaccAAGTAGAATTGGTTCTAATGAGGAACCCTCCCACTCAACTCACATTACAGTTAACTGCACCTATTAAGTAAAAGATTCATGTATATACTCATCTTCCCAGCCAGTTAACTGTTGTAGGAATCAGTTCAAATTATGCTTCCAATAACaacaaaccaaaataaaattcACTTATCAGCAACAGCTACTACTCTAGTAAACAAATTCAGCTTTGAACAACAAAACTTTCTCTAATACCATTCTTGAGTAGTTTTAAATAGTAGCcaataaaaaaaagaatcagAAATCTTACAGTGGGAGAGTTAGCTTGGTGGTAGTTAGAGTGCTGCTGGGGCTCAGTGTGGCCAGTGTTTATACTGCTGCTCGTGGTAGATGCTGTGAGCTCCTCTTCATTGCCAAGACTTGCCCTTGAAATGTTTGTCTTGTTTTGCTTCCTCATTTCCCGGATTTTTGAGAAATCCATTGAGTAATCTGGCAATGGACCCTTCTGATCCCAGTCCCCAAACTGTGGAACTGATAGCCAAGGGGCATTTTTCTGCATTGAAAACATTTATAGGTTAGATGCCTGATGATCACAATATTCATTCTTGTGTTACAAACGTATAACAATGATGTAAATGATAagataagaagaaaattatCATCATATCAAAATTTAAGCACAAAAcaaattcatgaaattaaaaggaACTAGGGATTAAAAGGAACTAGGGATTTGGCTCCTCCTGACTCCTCTAAAGTGACAAGGAGCGAGTCACTTTAGAGGGTGAAGTATGTCACCACAATAGTTAATTGAAAAATCATATGTTGTGATTGTAATCGCATACTTGTATATGTGTAAGTATATAAGTATGTAACACATTATGATGTTCTTTAAATCTCAACCATTGATTTCTCAATAAAGTTATGATAACTTTACCAATACAACAATATCAGCGATTCAGAGGGGCTTGTCTTCAACTACCAAAAcaaaaatatcaaataacaaGACCTAGACGTGATATCAAACCAAGACATGATTTAAGGACCATTTAGAAGGATAACTTCATGCCACTATGATTTTTGCATAAACATGAGGAGCTTGAATTCTCTCTTTCAATTTCTCTGTCAGGCTCCTAGAAATTGAAGCTTGCAATCCTCTCATAGAGGAAATGAAACCAAACACATAAGAAACATCAATTCCAAGTAATAATCAGAATCATGCTATCTATATTCCACTCCATTACTTAGTTTTTATCAGCAACCAAACACATAGCATCAGGGAAAAGGTAAACTTCTAGCGTTTAGAGAGGCTCTTACCTCCTTACTTTGGTCCATGACAGACAACCAGAGAGTTCAGATCTTCAGAGAGTTGAGAGAAATGGCACAGGGTATAGGCTTTGGCAGAGTTATCAATTATGGTTGTATCATTCacagtgtgtatatatatatataaagggaaACAAACAAAGtccttttaatttaattgagagcattttttgttgttctttctTTTGGTTTATTTAATTACGAAAGTACCACTCACTCTTGTACGCGCCAAGTGATTACTTCTAGTTCTATCTATCTACTCGTtcgttgtttgttgttgttgcctAGTTGGAGTTGTCTGGAATAAGCTTTTtgcatttatttttcttctttctttatgTTGTTGTGACCGCCTTTTGCTTTGCTTTGCTTTGGGTTTTCTAGCTGTCGTGTCTGCGCTATATTATTCTCTTTCCCGATTTACCCCtcgaaataaaataataatcctTGTCCATGCTTAT
This is a stretch of genomic DNA from Lotus japonicus ecotype B-129 chromosome 1, LjGifu_v1.2. It encodes these proteins:
- the LOC130711370 gene encoding developmentally-regulated G-protein 3, whose product is MATVMQKIKDIEDEMAKTQKNKATAHHLGLLKAKLAKLRRELLTPTTKGGGGAGEGFDVTKSGDSRVGLVGFPSVGKSTLLNKLTGTFSEVASYEFTTLTCIPGVITYRGAKIQLLDLPGIIEGAKDGKGRGRQVISTARTCNCILIVLDAIKPITHKRLIEKELEGFGIRLNKEPPNLTFRKKEKGGINFTSTAANTNLDLDTVKAICSEYKIHNADITLRYDATADDLIDVIEGSRVYIPCIYVVNKIDQITLEELEILDKLPHYCPISAHLEWNLDGLLEKIWEYLSLTRIYTKPKGMNPDYEDPVILSSKKRTVEDFCTRIHKDMLKQFKYALVWGSSAKHKPQRVGKEHELEDEDVVQIIKKV
- the LOC130711379 gene encoding uncharacterized protein LOC130711379; translation: MDQSKEKNAPWLSVPQFGDWDQKGPLPDYSMDFSKIREMRKQNKTNISRASLGNEEELTASTTSSSINTGHTEPQQHSNYHQANSPTTRRSFFSYFNCCVKA